The region ACGAGCAATCACCCATGGCCGAAGAGAACACCACCGCCCCCGCCGGCACTGTCTACATCGTCGATGACGACCCGGATATCCGCTCGTCCCTGTCGCGGGCGCTGAGGGTTCGGGGCTATGCCGTGGAAAGTTTCGACTCGGCGGCGGGCTTTCTCGAAAGCTATGACGGCAATCCCCATGGCTGCCTGATCCTCGATCAGGGCCTACCGGGCATGACCGGGCTGGAGTTGCAGAAATACCTGAACCAGGAAAGCCGCGCCCTGCCGATCATCTTCATCACCGGTCATGGCGGCGTGCCGGAATCGGTGCAGGCAATCAAGGGCGGGGCGCTGGATTTCCTCGAAAAACCCTTCCGCCAGTCGGAGCTGATCGAGCGAATCAACACCGCGCTCGAATCGGCGGAACGGCTGATGCAGGTGGAAAACCAGAGCCGCGATGCCCGCTCGAAGCTGGAACGGCTGACCCCGCGCGAACGCGAGATTGCCGGTTACATGCTGGCCAATCCCGGCGATCTGTCCAGCAAGGGCATCGCTAGGGCGCTGGACATCAGCCCGCGCACCGTCGATCACCACCGGGCGCGCATTCTGGAAAAGCTGCAGATCGGATCGGTGGCCGAACTGATCGACCTGGCACGACGGCTGAATAATCCGCCCGTCGCCTCCCGCGAGGTCTGAGGCCCGGCAGAGCAGCCTTTGTCCGGCGAACACGGCAGGACGAAAAATCGACCGCCAGAACCTTCTTGGTGGGTAACCGGTTCAGGCGGCCGCAGGCTATTGTCTTGGTCTTATCGTTTGAAAAAAGTCACTCGTTACGAACCCAGAGAGAGCGTTCGCTGCAGCTGCGGATCGGGGTCCGGCAGCCTTGTCAATCACTTGCCACATCACCTGTTCAGAATACGAAATGCCGCCGCCACGCGAAATGCGTGGCTTTGCCTAGGTAGATTTGCCTAGAAATGCCCAAGTGGGCAGGAATGCAGCGCCCTCAGGCCGAGCCGCGCTGGATCAGCTGAAAGCCCACATCGACGACGGAAGGCCCCGGCACGCCCTCGCCGAAACGGCTGAGCAATGCCCCCGCTGCCGCCTCGCCCAGAACGGCGCGATCGACCCGGATGGTGGTCAGCGCCGGATGGGTATGGGCGGCGAAATCCTGATCGCCGAAACCGATCACGGCGATCTGGTCAGGTACGCGGAGGCCCCGCGCCGCCGCCTCGGTCAGCAGGCCATGGGCGAACTGGTCGGAACTGCAGAAGACCACGCCACCTATGAACCCCTGCCGGTCCAGCAGTTCGACCAGTGCCGCCCGACCCTGTGCCAGCGTGGCGGTACCCGGCTGGAAATCCACCGCCGGCACCTCGGCCCCGGTCATCCGCTGGAAGCTCTGCACGAAACTGTCGCGCCGCCGGATCGCGCGGGCATCGCCGGCGGTCACGGTCGCCGCGCGCCGGTAGCCCGCCTTGACCGCGAATTCCGCAGCCGCCTGCCCCGTTGCCGCATGGGAAAAGCCGACGCAGCAATCGATGGGGGTTTCACTGATATCCCAGATCTCGACCACCGGAATGCCCGAGCCGATCAGCATCCGCCGCGTTCCCGGCGCGTGATGCACCCCGGTCAGCAGGACGCCATCGGGGCGGCGGCTCAGCAGTGCCTCGACCAGCGCCTGTTCGCGCTCGGGGTCATGGCCGGTTTCCGACAGCATGATCTGGTAGCCGTTTTCCCGCATGATCTCCGAGAAGCCATGCAGCAGGCTGGAATAGACGATATTCGTGAAGGACGGCACCAGCGCCGCGATCAGGTTGCTGCGGCGCGAGGCCAGCGCGCCCGCCAGCGCGTTCGGCACATAGCCGGTCGCCCGGATCGCCTCGTGGATGCGGGCCAGCGTCTCGGGCGAGACCTTCGAGGGGTCCGACAGTGCCCGCGACACCGTGACCTGCGACACGCCCGCCATGCGCCCGACGGTCGTCATGGTGACGGCTGCGGAGGCTGGCAGGCCCGGCCGCCGTCGCGTTGCGTCGCTGTCGCCCATCACGTTCCTGCCCAATGTTTACGCATTCATCAGTTGAGAGGATTTTGCACCAACTTGTCAAGTCATGCTGCGCTACCTGCATTTTTGACCTGCACACCGCGCAAATCCGTCTTGACCCTTCGTCATGTATGCGCATACATCGTCTCATCCAGAATCGGGGGAGGGGACGGATGGCCTTGGACGGACGTATCACCGCAGACCAATTGCGCAGCGCACGCTGGTTTGCCCCCGACGATCTGCGCAGCTTTGGCCACCGCTCGCGGATGATGCAGCTGGGCTATGCGGAAGAGGAATTCGTCGGCAAGCCGATCATCGGCATCCTGAACACCTGGTCCGAACTGAATTCCTGCCACGGCCATTTCCCCGAACGGGTCAGGGACGTGAAGCGCGGCGTTCTGGCGGCAGGCGGCTTCCCGGTCGAGATGCCGGCCCTGTCGGTCGATGAAAGCTTCACCAAGCCGACCTCGATGCTTTATCGCAACATGCTGGCGATGGAGACCGAAGAGATGATCCGCTCGCACCCGCTGGACGGCGTGGTGCTGATGGGCGGCTGCGACAAGACCACGCCGGGGCTGGTCATGGGCGCGATCACGGCGGGCGTGCCGATGATCTTCCTGCCCGCCGGGCCGATGCTGCGCGGCAATTATGCCGGCAAGACGCTGGGGTCGGGCTCGGATGCGTGGAAATACTGGGACGAGCGCCGCGCCGGCAATATCTCGGACGAGGAATGGCTGGGCATCCAGGGCGGCATCGCCCGCTCGGTCGGCACCTGCATGACCATGGGCACCGCCTCGACCATGACCTCGATCACCGAGGCGCTTGGCCTCAGCCTGCCCGGTTCCTCCTCGATCCCCGCCGCCGATTCCGGCCACCAGCGCATGGGCAGCGATTGCGGCCGCCGCATCGTCGACATGGTCTGGGAGGCGCTGACCCCCGACCGCATCGTCACCGAGGCCGCCGTGCGCAATGCCGCCATCGTCGCCATGGCCACCGGCTGTTCGACCAATGCCGTGGTCCATCTGATCGCCATGGCCCGCCGCGCCGGGGTCGATCTGACGCTGGACGATCTGGACGCGCTTGGCCGCGACACGCCGATGATCTGCAATGTCCGTCCCTCGGGCAAAGATTACCTGATGGAAGATTTCTACTATGCCGGCGGCCTGCGCGCGCTGATGACGCAGCTGACCGAACGGCTGGACCTCTCGGCCCTGACCGTGACCGGCCGGACGCTTGGCGAGGGGATCGAGGGCGCCGTGGTCTATAATGACGACGTGATCCGCCCGCTGTCGAACCCGGTCTATGCCGAGGGCTCGCTGGCGCTGCTGCGCGGCAACCTCTGCCCCGATGGCGCGGTCATCAAGCCCGCCGCCTGCGATCCGAAATACTGGGTCCATGAAGGCCCGGCGCTGGTCTTTGACAGCTATCCCGAGATGAAGAAGGCCATCGACGACGAGACGCTGGACGTGACCCCCGACCATGTGCTGGTCCTGCGCAATGCCGGGCCGCAGGGCGGGCCGGGGATGCCGGAATGGGGCATGCTGCCGATCCCCAAGGCGCTGATCAAGCAGGGCCACCGCGACATGCTGCGCATCTCGGATGCGCGCATGTCCGGCACCTCCTACGGAGCCTGCGTGCTGCATGTGGCGCCCGAAAGCTTTGTCGGCGGGCCGCTGGCGCTTCTGAAAACCGGCGATATCGTGCGGCTGGACCTGCCCAACCGGCGGCTCGACATGCTGGTCGACGAGGCCGAGATCGCCCGCCGCCGGGCCGAATGGACAGCGCCGGAACCGCGCTTCGAGCGTGGCTGGGGCTATATGTTCTCGCGCCATGTGACGCAGGCCGACAAGGGGTGCGATTTCGACTTCCTCGAACGCGGCTTTGGCCGTGCCGCCGGCGAACCCGACATCTTCTGAGAGGCATCATGGCTCACGATCTGGACAAGGCGCTGGCCGGGATCTCCGGCATTCTGGTCACCCCCTATGACGCGGCGGGCGAGATCGCTCCGGCGAAACTGGCGCCGATCATCGACCGGGCGATTGCGGCGGGCGTGCATATGCCGGTCGTCAACGGCAATACCGGCGAATTCTATGCCCTGACCACAGACGAGGCCGTTGCCATGGTCGGCGAGGTTGCGGCGCTGATCGACGGGCGGGCGCCGCTGCTGGCTGGTGTCGGGCGCGGCATCCGTGACGCGGTGCGGCTGGCCCGCGCGTCGGCCGATGCCGGGGCTTCTGCGCTGATGGTGCATCAGCCCCCCGATCCCTTCGTCGCCCCGCGCGGCACGGTGGATTATGTCAGGGCGATCTCGGACGCCTCGGGCCTGCCGATCATGCTCTATCTCAGGAACGACGCCATCGGCACCAAGGGGATACAGGCGCTCTGCGAGATCCCGGGCGTCAAGGGCGTGAAATGGGCGACGCCCAACCCGATGAAACTGGCCGACGCCATCGCCGCCTGCGATCCCGCGATCACCTGGGTCTGCGGTCTTGCCGAAGTCTGGGCGCCGGCGCTTTATGCCGTGGGCGCGCGGGGCTTTACCTCGGGGCTGATCAATGTCTGGCCGGAACGCTCGGTCGCCATCCACAGCGCGCTGGACGCAGGCGATTTCGCCGAGGCCCGTCGCCTGATCGCCGAGATGCGCGCCTTCGAGGATATCCGCGCCGAAGAGTTGAACGGCACCAATGTCACCGGCGTAAAGGCGGCGCTGCAGGCCCTCGGTCAGGATTGCGGCCCGACAAGACCGCCCTCGGCCTGGCCGCTGAGCGATGGACAACAGGCGCAGCTTCTGGCCTTCCTGCGCGCGAACAACCTGATCTGAAAGGAACGACCATGACCTTCACCCCCCACGGAAAACACCTGATCGCGGGCGAATGGGTCGGATCGGACCAGAGCTTCGCCTCGGAACCCGCGCATGGGCCGGTGCATCAGTTCTCGGTCGGCACGGTCGATCTGGTGAACCGCGCGGCCGAGGCGGCGGAAGAGGCCTTCTGGACCTATGCCTATACCACCCGCGAGGAGCGTGCCGCCTTCCTTGACGCCATCGCCGATGAGATCGAGGCGCGCGCCGAGGCGATCACCGAGATCGGTTCTCAGGAAACCGGCTTGCCCGAGGCGCGGCTTCAGGGCGAGCGGGGCCGCACCACGGGTCAGCTGCGCCTGTTCGCATCGCACATCCGCGACGGCGCCTATCTGGACCGCCGCCACGACAAGGCCCTGCCCGACCGCCAACCTTTGCCCCGCCCCGATATCCGTGTGATCCAGCGACCCATCGGCCCGGTCGCGGTCTTTGGCGCCTCGAACTTCCCGCTGGCCTTCTCGACCGCCGGTGGCGACACCGCCGCCGCGCTGGCCGCCGGATGCCCGGTGGTGGTCAAGGGCCATTCCGCCCATCCCGGCACCGGCGAGATCGTGGCCGAGGCGGTTCTGGCCGCGATTGAAAAGACCGGAATGCCCAAGGGCGTCTTCTCGCTGATCCAGGGCGGCAAGCGCGATGTCGGCACATCGCTGGTGCAACACCCGCTGATCAAGGCCGTGGGCTTCACCGGCTCGCTTGGCGGTGGGCGCGCCCTCTTCGATCTTTGCGCGCAGCGCCCCGAGCCGATCCCCTTCTTCGGAGAACTGGGCTCGGTCAACCCGATGTTCATCCTGCCCCATGCGGCACAGGCGCGCGGGGCCGAGATCGGCAAGGGCTGGGCCGGCTCGCTGACCATGGGCGCGGGGCAGTTCTGCACCAATCCCGGCATTGCGGTGATCGAGACCGGTGCGGCGGGTGATGCCTTCGTCAGCGCGGCGAAGGATGCGCTGGCGCAGGTCGGCCCGCAGACCATGCTGACCGAGGGCATCGCGAAAGCCTATCGTGACGGTCAGGCGCGGTTCGAGGGTCGCAACAGCGTGACCCCGCTGCTCTCCACCGAAAGCAAGGGCCGCGAGGCGAACCCGAACCTCTATGAAACCGATGCCGCGACCTATCTGCAGGATCACGCGCTTGGCGAAGAGGTCTTCGGCCCGCTGGGTCTGGTGATCCGGGTCAGCGGCACGGATGACATGGAGAAACTGGCGAAAGGGTTCGAGGGCCAGCTGACCGCGACCATCCATCTGGATGCCGAGGACGCCGCCGAAGCCCGCCGCCTGCTGCCGATCCTCGAGCGCAAGGCCGGACGCGTTCTGGCCAACGGCTTCCCGACCGGCGTCGAGGTCTCCGAGGCCATGGTCCATGGCGGCCCCTACCCCGCCTCGACCAATTTCGGCGCCACCTCGGTCGGCACCCTGTCGATCCGCCGCTTCCTGCGGCCGGTCAGCTTCCAGAACATCCCCGAGGGCGTGCTGCCCGACGACCTGCAGGACATCTAGTTCAAAGAAGGAGCGCCACCATGAACCAAGTCACCCGCGACAAGCTGATGGGCGTGTCCGTCGCCACGCTGGCCAGCGTCCTCTACAAGCGCGGCCTGCGCAATCAGGTGATCCAGGGCGTCCATCCGCTTGGCTGGAAGGGCAAGAACATGGTGGGGCCAGCCTTCACCCTGCGCTACATGCCGGCGCGCGAGGATCGCAACCCGATGACGGTGTTCCGCAATGCCGATCATCCCCAGCGCGTCGCCATCGAGACCTGTCCGCCGGGCGCGGTGCTGGTGATGGACAGCCGCAAGCAGGCCAATGCCGCCTCGGCCGGTGACATCCTCATCACCCGGTTGATGATGCGCGGCGCGGCGGGGGTCGTCACCGATGGCGGCTTCCGCGACGCCGCCACCATCGCCGAACTGGAGATGCCAGCCTATCACACCCGCCCGTCCAGCCCGACCAACCTGACGAATAACGAGGCCATCGCCATCAACGAGCCGATCGGCTGCGGCGATGCCCCGGTCTTTCCGGGCGACATCATCGTGGGCGACGCCGATTGCGTCATCGTCATCCCCGCCGAGATCGCCGACGAATGCGCCGACGAGGCTGCCGAGATGACCGTCTACGAGGATTTCGTCATCGAGAAGGTCAAGGCCGGCACGCCGATCATCGGGCTGTACCCGCAGACCAAGGCCGAATTCGCCGGGGAATTCGCGGCATGGCGCAAGTCGCAGAACCGCTAACCGGCCTCGCCGCGCGGCAGAATCTCGGGCGTCAGTTCCGCCCGGATCAGCGCGGCGATTTCGCGCACCAGTGGCTCGGGTTCCTTGGGGCGCAGCGCCAGGTAAAGATCGGAATGCAGCGCATCGGGCGGCAGGCCGATATCGCGGATCTCGGTATTGGGCATGGCGATCTGGCTGTTCGAACGCGGCACCAGCGCCACGCCGAAACCGCCATCGACAAGCGACATGATCGTATGGCTTTGCGCCACCGCAAAGATCATCCGCGGCGTCACCCCCTGCGCGTTCAGAAAGCCCTGTACCACCTCGGCCAGAAAGCCGCCACGTTCGGTCGAATAGCCAATGAAGTCGATGCCATGCAGTGCGCTGACCGGGATTTCGGGCTGATCCAGCAGCGGATGACCGCGCGGTGCGGCAAGGACAAAGGGCTCGCTCCACAGTTTCTCGATCGGCAGGCCAGGATTGTGGCGCGGCAGGCGGATGACGGCGAAATCCAGACTGCCCGCCTGCAGCGCATCGACCGCCTCGGCGGTCATCACCTCGCGCAGGGTCAGATCGACCTCGGGCAAGGCCTCGCGCACCCGGCGGGCAATGCGGGGAATAACCTCGAGACAGGCCGAGGGCACGAAGCCCAGTTCGATATGCCCGGCCTGTCCGCGCGCCGCCTGCCGTGCCGACAGGATCGCGCTTTCGGTGCGGGTCAGGATATCGGTCGCATCGGCGAGGAGCCTGCGCCCCGCCGGGGTCAGCCGGACCGAGCGGTTGGTGCGATCGAACAGCCGCGCGCCAAGGACATGTTCCAGCAGCGCGATATGGCGCGACAGGGGCGGCTGGGTCATGTTCAGCCGCCGCGCGGCGCGGCGGAAGTTCAACTCTTCGGCCACGGCCACGAAATAGCGCAGCTGGTTCAACTCGATCGTCGGTCCG is a window of Paracoccus zhejiangensis DNA encoding:
- a CDS encoding LysR family transcriptional regulator; protein product: MSGPTIELNQLRYFVAVAEELNFRRAARRLNMTQPPLSRHIALLEHVLGARLFDRTNRSVRLTPAGRRLLADATDILTRTESAILSARQAARGQAGHIELGFVPSACLEVIPRIARRVREALPEVDLTLREVMTAEAVDALQAGSLDFAVIRLPRHNPGLPIEKLWSEPFVLAAPRGHPLLDQPEIPVSALHGIDFIGYSTERGGFLAEVVQGFLNAQGVTPRMIFAVAQSHTIMSLVDGGFGVALVPRSNSQIAMPNTEIRDIGLPPDALHSDLYLALRPKEPEPLVREIAALIRAELTPEILPRGEAG
- a CDS encoding aldehyde dehydrogenase (NADP(+)); translated protein: MTFTPHGKHLIAGEWVGSDQSFASEPAHGPVHQFSVGTVDLVNRAAEAAEEAFWTYAYTTREERAAFLDAIADEIEARAEAITEIGSQETGLPEARLQGERGRTTGQLRLFASHIRDGAYLDRRHDKALPDRQPLPRPDIRVIQRPIGPVAVFGASNFPLAFSTAGGDTAAALAAGCPVVVKGHSAHPGTGEIVAEAVLAAIEKTGMPKGVFSLIQGGKRDVGTSLVQHPLIKAVGFTGSLGGGRALFDLCAQRPEPIPFFGELGSVNPMFILPHAAQARGAEIGKGWAGSLTMGAGQFCTNPGIAVIETGAAGDAFVSAAKDALAQVGPQTMLTEGIAKAYRDGQARFEGRNSVTPLLSTESKGREANPNLYETDAATYLQDHALGEEVFGPLGLVIRVSGTDDMEKLAKGFEGQLTATIHLDAEDAAEARRLLPILERKAGRVLANGFPTGVEVSEAMVHGGPYPASTNFGATSVGTLSIRRFLRPVSFQNIPEGVLPDDLQDI
- a CDS encoding LacI family DNA-binding transcriptional regulator is translated as MGDSDATRRRPGLPASAAVTMTTVGRMAGVSQVTVSRALSDPSKVSPETLARIHEAIRATGYVPNALAGALASRRSNLIAALVPSFTNIVYSSLLHGFSEIMRENGYQIMLSETGHDPEREQALVEALLSRRPDGVLLTGVHHAPGTRRMLIGSGIPVVEIWDISETPIDCCVGFSHAATGQAAAEFAVKAGYRRAATVTAGDARAIRRRDSFVQSFQRMTGAEVPAVDFQPGTATLAQGRAALVELLDRQGFIGGVVFCSSDQFAHGLLTEAAARGLRVPDQIAVIGFGDQDFAAHTHPALTTIRVDRAVLGEAAAGALLSRFGEGVPGPSVVDVGFQLIQRGSA
- the araD gene encoding L-arabinonate dehydratase gives rise to the protein MALDGRITADQLRSARWFAPDDLRSFGHRSRMMQLGYAEEEFVGKPIIGILNTWSELNSCHGHFPERVRDVKRGVLAAGGFPVEMPALSVDESFTKPTSMLYRNMLAMETEEMIRSHPLDGVVLMGGCDKTTPGLVMGAITAGVPMIFLPAGPMLRGNYAGKTLGSGSDAWKYWDERRAGNISDEEWLGIQGGIARSVGTCMTMGTASTMTSITEALGLSLPGSSSIPAADSGHQRMGSDCGRRIVDMVWEALTPDRIVTEAAVRNAAIVAMATGCSTNAVVHLIAMARRAGVDLTLDDLDALGRDTPMICNVRPSGKDYLMEDFYYAGGLRALMTQLTERLDLSALTVTGRTLGEGIEGAVVYNDDVIRPLSNPVYAEGSLALLRGNLCPDGAVIKPAACDPKYWVHEGPALVFDSYPEMKKAIDDETLDVTPDHVLVLRNAGPQGGPGMPEWGMLPIPKALIKQGHRDMLRISDARMSGTSYGACVLHVAPESFVGGPLALLKTGDIVRLDLPNRRLDMLVDEAEIARRRAEWTAPEPRFERGWGYMFSRHVTQADKGCDFDFLERGFGRAAGEPDIF
- a CDS encoding response regulator transcription factor, which produces MKNEQSPMAEENTTAPAGTVYIVDDDPDIRSSLSRALRVRGYAVESFDSAAGFLESYDGNPHGCLILDQGLPGMTGLELQKYLNQESRALPIIFITGHGGVPESVQAIKGGALDFLEKPFRQSELIERINTALESAERLMQVENQSRDARSKLERLTPREREIAGYMLANPGDLSSKGIARALDISPRTVDHHRARILEKLQIGSVAELIDLARRLNNPPVASREV
- a CDS encoding dihydrodipicolinate synthase family protein, whose product is MAHDLDKALAGISGILVTPYDAAGEIAPAKLAPIIDRAIAAGVHMPVVNGNTGEFYALTTDEAVAMVGEVAALIDGRAPLLAGVGRGIRDAVRLARASADAGASALMVHQPPDPFVAPRGTVDYVRAISDASGLPIMLYLRNDAIGTKGIQALCEIPGVKGVKWATPNPMKLADAIAACDPAITWVCGLAEVWAPALYAVGARGFTSGLINVWPERSVAIHSALDAGDFAEARRLIAEMRAFEDIRAEELNGTNVTGVKAALQALGQDCGPTRPPSAWPLSDGQQAQLLAFLRANNLI
- a CDS encoding ribonuclease activity regulator RraA, with product MNQVTRDKLMGVSVATLASVLYKRGLRNQVIQGVHPLGWKGKNMVGPAFTLRYMPAREDRNPMTVFRNADHPQRVAIETCPPGAVLVMDSRKQANAASAGDILITRLMMRGAAGVVTDGGFRDAATIAELEMPAYHTRPSSPTNLTNNEAIAINEPIGCGDAPVFPGDIIVGDADCVIVIPAEIADECADEAAEMTVYEDFVIEKVKAGTPIIGLYPQTKAEFAGEFAAWRKSQNR